Proteins from a single region of Stutzerimonas stutzeri:
- a CDS encoding YqaE/Pmp3 family membrane protein gives MDLIRIIIAILLPPLGVFLQVGFAGAFWLNILLTLLGYIPGIIHAVWIIARR, from the coding sequence ATGGACCTCATCCGCATCATTATTGCGATTCTGCTACCGCCGCTTGGCGTGTTCCTCCAGGTGGGTTTTGCTGGTGCTTTCTGGCTGAACATCCTGCTTACGCTGCTGGGCTACATCCCAGGCATCATCCACGCAGTCTGGATCATCGCCCGCCGTTGA
- a CDS encoding slipin family protein produces the protein MGYEMSFLVLLVLLLGLLASTFRILREYERGVVFMLGRFWKVKGPGLILIIPGLQQMVRVDLRTLVLDVPTQDVISRDNVSVKVNAVVYYRVLDAQKAIIQVEDYHSATSQLAQTTLRAVLGKHELDDMLAEREQLNSDIQQVLDAQTDAWGIKVSNVEIKHVDLDESMVRAIARQAEAERERRAKVIHAEGELQASEKLMQAAEMLGRQSGAMQLRYMQTLSNIAGDKSSTIVFPLPIELLQGIKNLDRKS, from the coding sequence ATGGGTTATGAAATGAGTTTTCTGGTGTTGCTGGTGCTGTTGTTGGGGCTGCTGGCCTCGACCTTTCGCATCCTGCGCGAATACGAGCGCGGCGTGGTGTTCATGCTCGGGCGCTTCTGGAAGGTCAAGGGCCCCGGGCTGATCCTGATCATCCCGGGGCTGCAGCAGATGGTTCGGGTCGACCTGCGCACCCTGGTGCTGGACGTGCCAACCCAGGACGTGATCTCCCGCGATAACGTCTCGGTCAAGGTCAATGCGGTGGTGTACTACCGCGTCCTCGATGCGCAGAAAGCGATCATCCAGGTCGAGGATTACCATTCGGCCACCAGCCAGCTGGCGCAGACCACCCTGCGCGCGGTACTCGGCAAGCACGAGCTGGACGACATGCTGGCCGAACGAGAACAGCTCAACAGCGACATCCAACAGGTGCTCGATGCACAGACCGACGCCTGGGGCATCAAGGTGTCCAACGTCGAGATCAAGCATGTTGATCTCGACGAGTCCATGGTTCGCGCCATTGCCCGCCAGGCCGAGGCGGAACGCGAGCGCCGAGCCAAGGTCATTCATGCAGAGGGCGAATTGCAGGCTTCGGAGAAGCTGATGCAGGCCGCCGAGATGCTCGGCCGGCAATCGGGAGCGATGCAACTGCGCTACATGCAGACGCTGAGCAACATCGCCGGCGACAAGAGCTCCACCATCGTCTTTCCGCTGCCCATAGAGCTGCTGCAGGGCATCAAGAACCTCGACAGGAAATCCTGA
- a CDS encoding SDR family oxidoreductase, with protein sequence MSEPISVICGATAGVGRATAEAFAKAGYQVALIARGEQGLRDTQEQLEALGATVLAISADVADAKALDAAASRIETELGPIDVWVNAAMATVFGPFASLTADEIRRVTEVTYLGSVHGTLAALRCMRPRNSGTIVQVGSALAYRAIPLQSAYCGAKFAIRGFIDSLRCELIHDNSAIRLTMVQLPAHNTPQFDWARNKVGWRAQPVPPIHTPEVAARAILRAAHEAPRELWVGTASLKAIIGTLFMPGLLDRMLARQAWHGQLVPERVPENRSDNLFEPVEGLHATDGRFGDQAQSHALTISAANVGKLALGAGALLALGAGWALGRRRH encoded by the coding sequence ATGTCTGAACCAATCTCGGTGATCTGCGGTGCGACCGCAGGTGTCGGCCGAGCAACCGCCGAGGCCTTTGCGAAAGCCGGCTACCAGGTCGCGCTGATCGCCCGGGGTGAACAGGGCCTGCGCGACACTCAGGAGCAACTCGAAGCACTGGGTGCGACCGTTTTGGCGATTTCCGCCGATGTCGCCGATGCCAAGGCGCTGGATGCCGCAGCCAGCCGCATAGAGACGGAACTGGGGCCGATCGATGTCTGGGTGAACGCGGCGATGGCGACCGTGTTCGGCCCCTTCGCGTCCTTGACCGCAGACGAAATTCGTCGCGTCACCGAAGTGACGTACCTCGGTAGCGTGCACGGCACCCTCGCCGCCCTGCGCTGCATGCGCCCGCGCAATAGCGGCACCATCGTCCAGGTCGGCTCGGCATTGGCCTATCGCGCCATACCGCTGCAGTCGGCCTACTGCGGTGCCAAGTTCGCGATCCGCGGCTTCATCGACTCGCTGCGCTGTGAGCTGATACACGATAACAGCGCCATCCGCCTGACCATGGTCCAGCTGCCGGCGCACAACACGCCGCAATTCGACTGGGCACGCAACAAGGTGGGTTGGCGCGCGCAACCGGTGCCGCCAATCCATACACCAGAAGTTGCCGCCCGCGCCATCTTGCGCGCAGCCCACGAAGCACCACGGGAGTTGTGGGTCGGCACGGCGAGCCTGAAAGCGATCATCGGCACGCTGTTCATGCCCGGTCTGCTCGATCGCATGCTCGCGCGGCAAGCCTGGCACGGGCAGCTGGTGCCCGAGCGCGTGCCGGAAAACCGTTCGGACAACCTGTTCGAGCCGGTCGAGGGTCTACACGCGACCGACGGCCGCTTCGGTGATCAGGCGCAATCACACGCGCTGACCATCAGCGCGGCGAATGTGGGCAAGCTGGCCCTGGGCGCCGGCGCCCTGCTGGCGTTGGGTGCGGGATGGGCATTGGGTCGACGCCGGCACTAG
- a CDS encoding NfeD family protein, with amino-acid sequence MPRSMRLLRRSLALLLLLVGPVLAAAPVTLLRVDGAIGPASADYVLRGLKHAGDEGAQLVVLELDTPGGLDLSMRAIIKAILASPIPVATYVTPSGARAASAGTYMLYASHVAAMAPGTNLGAATPVQIGGMPGAPPEQPQGEKGEQTKAPGDAMSRKQVNDAAAYIRGLAQLRERNAEWAEQAVREAVSLSASEALELKVIDYLARDVADLLRQLDGKTLVTAEGEVSLSTADAQLIEHAPDWRVRLLAVITNPSVALILMMIGIYGLILEFSNPGIGAGGVLGGICLILALYSLQLLPVNYAGVALILLGIAFMVAEGFLPSFGVLGIGGVAAFVAGAVILIDTEVPGFGIPLSLIVPLGIVSALLVFAIVAMALKARRQRLVGGDSELIGSLALVDSVPPQNPHSGWVHLQGENWQVRSAMPLQVGQQVRVIARQGLHLEVAAQPSTNREELNHGL; translated from the coding sequence ATGCCTCGCTCCATGCGCCTATTGCGCCGGTCGCTGGCCTTGCTGCTGTTACTGGTCGGACCGGTATTGGCCGCCGCTCCGGTGACGCTGCTGCGGGTGGATGGCGCCATCGGCCCGGCCAGCGCCGACTATGTTCTGCGCGGCCTCAAGCATGCCGGCGACGAAGGCGCACAGCTGGTGGTGCTGGAACTGGACACCCCTGGCGGCCTGGACCTTTCGATGCGCGCCATCATCAAGGCGATCCTCGCCAGTCCGATTCCGGTTGCTACCTATGTGACCCCCAGCGGCGCCCGCGCAGCCAGCGCCGGCACCTACATGCTCTACGCCAGCCATGTTGCGGCGATGGCCCCAGGCACCAACCTCGGCGCGGCAACGCCGGTGCAGATCGGAGGCATGCCCGGCGCGCCGCCCGAGCAGCCGCAAGGCGAAAAGGGCGAGCAAACCAAAGCCCCCGGCGATGCCATGAGCCGCAAACAGGTCAACGATGCCGCCGCCTACATCCGTGGACTCGCGCAGTTGCGCGAACGCAATGCCGAATGGGCCGAGCAGGCGGTGCGCGAGGCGGTCAGCCTCTCGGCCAGCGAAGCGCTGGAACTCAAGGTCATCGACTACCTGGCGCGCGATGTCGCCGATCTGCTGCGCCAGCTCGACGGCAAGACCCTCGTCACCGCCGAAGGAGAGGTCAGCCTGAGCACCGCCGATGCTCAGCTGATCGAACATGCACCGGACTGGCGGGTGCGCCTGCTGGCGGTGATCACCAACCCAAGCGTGGCGTTGATTCTGATGATGATCGGCATCTACGGGCTGATTCTCGAATTCTCCAACCCCGGCATCGGCGCTGGCGGCGTGCTCGGCGGCATCTGCCTGATTCTCGCGCTGTATTCGCTGCAGCTGTTACCGGTGAACTACGCCGGGGTGGCGCTGATTCTGCTAGGCATCGCCTTCATGGTGGCCGAGGGCTTTCTACCGAGCTTCGGCGTACTCGGCATTGGCGGGGTCGCGGCATTCGTCGCGGGCGCGGTGATCCTGATCGACACGGAAGTGCCCGGCTTCGGCATCCCGCTCTCATTGATCGTGCCGCTGGGCATCGTCAGCGCACTGCTGGTGTTCGCCATCGTCGCCATGGCGCTGAAGGCACGACGGCAGCGCCTCGTCGGTGGTGACAGCGAACTCATCGGCAGCCTGGCGCTGGTGGATTCAGTGCCGCCGCAGAACCCGCACAGCGGCTGGGTGCATCTGCAGGGCGAGAACTGGCAGGTGCGCAGTGCCATGCCCTTGCAGGTCGGCCAACAGGTACGGGTGATTGCGCGGCAAGGCCTGCACCTGGAGGTCGCGGCACAACCATCAACCAATCGAGAGGAGCTGAACCATGGGTTATGA
- a CDS encoding LEA type 2 family protein: MHIFATLHQPLRLLLIALLASALGACAAFSPRDPLNVQVAGIQPLQGEGLELRFMVRLRLQNPNEAAIDYSGVALDLEVNGRRLASGVSDQRGTVPRFGESVLSVPVTISAFSAARQALGLAEHVGLDEVPYVLRGKLAGGLFGTQRFVEKGTFDLSPAATSPYRRP; encoded by the coding sequence GTGCACATATTTGCCACGCTTCACCAACCGCTGCGCCTGCTGCTGATCGCCCTGCTCGCCTCCGCGCTAGGCGCCTGCGCCGCCTTCTCGCCGCGCGACCCGCTCAATGTCCAGGTCGCCGGCATTCAACCATTGCAGGGCGAAGGTCTGGAATTGCGCTTCATGGTCAGGCTCCGCCTGCAGAACCCCAACGAGGCCGCCATCGATTACAGCGGCGTCGCGTTGGACCTGGAGGTCAACGGCCGCCGGCTGGCCAGCGGGGTCAGCGACCAGCGCGGCACGGTGCCACGCTTCGGTGAGAGCGTGCTCAGCGTACCGGTGACCATCTCGGCTTTCTCTGCTGCGCGCCAGGCCCTCGGGCTTGCCGAACACGTCGGCCTCGACGAAGTACCCTACGTGTTGCGTGGCAAGCTTGCCGGCGGTTTGTTCGGCACCCAGCGCTTCGTCGAGAAAGGCACATTCGATCTCTCCCCGGCTGCCACTTCACCCTATCGTCGCCCCTGA
- a CDS encoding OprD family porin gives MTPRTSSSVALFAGGCMTLASLGFAASAQAEGFIDDSKLSLNLRNFYINRNFTNPDAPLSKAEEWTQSFILNFQSGYTPGPIGFGVDALGLLAVKLDGGGGTYGTGLLPVHGAPGDRHPPDDFGRLAVAAKAKLSETEMRVGEWMVVLPILRSDDGRSLPQTFKGGMITSKEINGLALYGGQMRQNSPRDDGSMDDMSLQGFGGVTSDRFNFVGGEYDLGAKTKIGAWHARLEDIYQQNYFQLLHTQPLGEGMALTANLGYFTGKEEGSALVGDLDNKTYSGLFGLQVGGNTFYVGLQKVSGDNGWMRVNGTSGGTLANDSFNSAYDNPNERSWQLRHDYNFTGMGVPGLTIMNRYISGDRIEAGGVDDGKEWGRESELAYTVQSGPFKNLNVKWRNSSIRRDYSTTEFDENRLIFNYPLSLL, from the coding sequence ATGACCCCACGCACCTCCTCATCCGTCGCGCTTTTCGCTGGCGGTTGCATGACCCTCGCATCGCTCGGCTTTGCCGCCAGTGCGCAAGCCGAGGGCTTCATCGATGACTCGAAGCTGTCACTGAACCTGCGCAACTTTTACATCAACCGCAACTTCACCAATCCGGACGCGCCGCTGAGCAAGGCCGAAGAGTGGACGCAGAGCTTCATTCTCAATTTCCAGTCCGGCTATACGCCTGGCCCGATCGGTTTCGGCGTGGATGCGCTGGGTCTATTGGCCGTCAAGCTCGATGGCGGTGGCGGCACCTATGGCACGGGCCTGCTGCCGGTACATGGCGCACCGGGCGACCGGCATCCGCCGGATGACTTCGGCCGCCTGGCGGTTGCGGCGAAGGCCAAGCTGTCCGAAACCGAAATGCGCGTCGGTGAATGGATGGTGGTGCTGCCGATCCTGCGCTCGGACGACGGGCGCTCCCTGCCGCAGACCTTCAAGGGCGGCATGATCACCTCCAAGGAGATCAATGGTCTGGCACTCTATGGCGGTCAGATGCGGCAGAACAGCCCGCGCGATGATGGCAGCATGGACGACATGTCCCTGCAGGGCTTCGGTGGCGTTACCTCTGATCGGTTCAACTTTGTCGGCGGTGAGTACGACCTCGGCGCCAAGACGAAGATAGGCGCCTGGCACGCACGCCTGGAAGACATCTACCAGCAGAACTATTTCCAGCTCCTGCACACCCAACCGCTGGGTGAAGGCATGGCGCTGACCGCCAACCTCGGTTACTTCACCGGCAAGGAAGAAGGCAGCGCACTGGTCGGCGATCTGGACAACAAGACCTACTCCGGCCTGTTCGGCCTGCAGGTCGGTGGCAACACCTTCTACGTCGGCCTGCAGAAGGTCAGCGGCGACAACGGCTGGATGCGCGTCAACGGCACCAGCGGCGGCACCCTGGCCAACGACTCGTTCAACTCGGCCTACGACAACCCGAACGAGCGTTCGTGGCAGCTACGCCATGACTACAACTTCACCGGCATGGGCGTTCCGGGCCTGACCATCATGAACCGCTACATCAGCGGCGATCGCATTGAAGCTGGCGGCGTGGATGACGGTAAAGAATGGGGCCGCGAGTCGGAGCTTGCCTACACAGTGCAGAGCGGCCCGTTCAAGAACCTCAACGTAAAGTGGCGCAACTCCAGCATCCGTCGTGACTACAGCACCACCGAGTTCGACGAGAACCGGCTGATCTTCAATTACCCGCTGTCTCTGCTGTAA